In Agrobacterium sp. RAC06, a single window of DNA contains:
- a CDS encoding MBL fold metallo-hydrolase, translated as MQIRLIRSATLTVDVAGSRLLIDPWLAARGEGRSYSGRATSPLVDLPLAVEELLDDIDAVLISHLHSDHFDEAAQRALPKSMPILCHSRDQAAIMAMGFKDVRSIGQELALGSVQIRTTDGQHGPPEVLNDMGEVSGFLIEARGEPILYWAGDTILCPEVAAVLADEKPDVVVVHGCGALWHGKGPIVMDAAMVRETLRLAGAAIVLVTHLYAVDHATVSRADIRSMRDRQTQGAERLRILEDGETLNL; from the coding sequence ATGCAGATCAGGCTAATCCGCAGTGCGACGCTCACTGTCGATGTGGCTGGCAGCCGGCTGCTCATCGATCCCTGGCTTGCGGCCAGGGGCGAAGGGCGCAGCTATTCCGGCCGCGCCACATCACCGCTCGTAGACCTGCCTCTGGCGGTCGAAGAACTGCTGGATGACATCGATGCGGTCCTGATTTCGCATCTCCATTCCGACCATTTTGACGAAGCGGCACAACGGGCGCTGCCGAAGTCGATGCCGATCCTCTGCCATAGTCGCGATCAGGCGGCGATCATGGCGATGGGTTTCAAGGACGTCCGTTCGATCGGGCAGGAGCTCGCGCTTGGTTCGGTCCAGATCCGCACGACGGATGGCCAACACGGCCCGCCGGAGGTTCTTAACGACATGGGGGAGGTCTCGGGTTTTCTGATCGAGGCGCGAGGTGAGCCGATCCTCTACTGGGCGGGTGACACGATCCTGTGCCCTGAGGTGGCGGCCGTACTGGCCGATGAAAAGCCTGATGTCGTCGTGGTGCATGGTTGTGGAGCGCTCTGGCATGGCAAAGGGCCCATAGTGATGGACGCGGCCATGGTGCGGGAGACGCTGCGTCTCGCCGGTGCTGCAATCGTCCTCGTAACCCACCTGTACGCCGTTGATCATGCGACGGTCTCGCGCGCCGATATCCGTTCCATGAGGGATCGTCAGACACAAGGCGCAGAACGGCTCCGGATCCTCGAGGACGGAGAAACGCTGAACCTTTGA
- the tig gene encoding trigger factor, giving the protein MQVIETLAEGLKREIKVIIPAKDMEQRMNERLADVKDKVRINGFRPGKVPTSHVKKMYGKSIMAELVNEIIRDKPSAILSERGEKSATQPEIVMTEDEKEAEKILSAQADLEFTLSYEIIPAIELKSVDGIKVTREVVEVSEDEINEQIEKIAESARTFEAKKGKAADGDRVTMDYLGKVDGEAFDGGKDEDAELVIGSNRFIPGFEEQLVGLKAGDEKVITVTFPAEYPAANLAGKEATFDITVKEVASPAKTEINDELATKLGVESVEKLKEIVRGQIESQYGNVTRQKVKRQILDQLDELYKFESPSKLVDAEFENIWRQINTDLAQSGKTFADEDTTEEAAREEYRALAERRVRLGLVLSEIGEKAGIEVTEEEMQRSLFAQLQQFPGQEKQILDFFRNTPGAAASLRAPIFEEKVIDKLLAEVSVADKTVSKDELLADDAEEGDKPAKKAAPKKKAAAKAEDAAEGDDAAPKKKAAPKKKAAEGDAE; this is encoded by the coding sequence ATGCAGGTTATCGAAACGCTCGCTGAAGGGCTGAAGCGCGAAATCAAGGTCATCATTCCGGCCAAGGACATGGAACAGCGCATGAATGAGCGCCTGGCCGATGTGAAGGACAAGGTCCGCATCAACGGCTTCCGTCCGGGCAAGGTGCCGACCTCCCATGTCAAGAAGATGTACGGCAAGTCGATCATGGCCGAGCTCGTCAACGAGATCATCCGTGACAAGCCGTCGGCGATCCTGTCGGAGCGCGGCGAAAAGTCGGCGACCCAGCCGGAAATCGTCATGACCGAGGACGAGAAGGAAGCGGAAAAGATCCTGTCGGCCCAGGCTGACCTGGAGTTCACGCTGTCTTACGAAATCATCCCGGCGATCGAACTGAAGTCGGTCGATGGCATCAAGGTGACCCGCGAAGTCGTTGAAGTCTCTGAAGACGAGATCAACGAGCAGATCGAAAAGATCGCCGAGAGCGCCCGCACCTTCGAAGCGAAGAAGGGCAAGGCCGCTGATGGCGACCGCGTCACCATGGATTACCTCGGCAAGGTCGATGGCGAAGCCTTCGACGGCGGCAAGGACGAAGACGCAGAGCTGGTCATCGGCTCGAACCGCTTCATCCCGGGCTTCGAAGAGCAGCTGGTTGGCCTGAAGGCTGGTGACGAAAAGGTCATCACCGTAACCTTCCCGGCCGAATACCCGGCAGCCAACCTCGCTGGCAAGGAAGCTACCTTCGACATCACCGTCAAGGAAGTCGCAAGCCCGGCCAAGACCGAAATCAATGACGAACTGGCCACCAAGCTCGGCGTCGAATCGGTCGAGAAGCTGAAGGAAATCGTCCGCGGCCAGATCGAAAGCCAGTACGGCAACGTCACCCGCCAGAAGGTCAAGCGTCAGATCCTCGACCAGCTGGACGAGCTCTACAAGTTCGAGTCGCCCTCGAAGCTCGTCGATGCCGAGTTCGAGAACATCTGGCGCCAGATCAACACCGATCTCGCCCAGTCCGGCAAGACCTTCGCTGATGAAGACACGACGGAAGAAGCTGCCCGCGAAGAATACCGCGCGCTTGCCGAGCGCCGCGTTCGCCTCGGCCTCGTTCTCTCCGAAATCGGCGAAAAGGCCGGCATCGAAGTGACCGAAGAAGAAATGCAGCGGTCGCTCTTCGCTCAGCTGCAGCAGTTCCCGGGCCAGGAAAAGCAGATCCTCGACTTCTTCCGCAACACGCCGGGTGCTGCCGCTTCCCTGCGCGCACCGATCTTCGAAGAGAAGGTCATCGACAAGCTGCTGGCTGAAGTCTCCGTCGCCGACAAGACCGTGAGCAAGGACGAGCTCCTCGCTGACGACGCTGAAGAAGGCGACAAGCCGGCCAAGAAGGCTGCTCCGAAGAAGAAGGCTGCTGCCAAGGCTGAAGACGCTGCTGAAGGCGACGACGCTGCCCCGAAGAAGAAGGCAGCCCCGAAGAAGAAGGCCGCCGAAGGCGACGCCGAGTAA
- the sthA gene encoding Si-specific NAD(P)(+) transhydrogenase: MNQYDFVVIGSGPAGRRAAIQAAKLEKKVLVIEKGTRVGGVSVHTGTIPSKTLRETALNLTGWRERGFYGRSYRVKQEINADDLRRRLLITLDHEVEVLEHQFSRNRVQQMRGTARFIDAHTIEVTKEDGEVLQVQAASVLLAVGTRPFKPSHIPFDGVSIIDSDEILEIKELPRSMIVIGAGVIGIEYATIFSALDTVVTVVEPRDTMLDFIDKEIVEDFTYQLRDRNMKLIFGQTVEGVEKVDGKCRVTLKNGRVLTAEMVLFAAGRVGAVDSLNLEAAGLEADNRGRLKVNPETFQTAVPTIYAAGDVVGFPSLASTSMEQGRIAARHAVGAPSHEPPQFFPYGIYAVPEISTCGLTEEEVIQRSIPYETGIAHFRETSRGHIMGLDSGMLKMIFSLKTRRLLGVHIVGEGATELVHIGQAVLNLKGTVEYFVENTFNYPTLAEAYKIAGLDAWNRMGELKVEKIERRAAE, from the coding sequence ATGAACCAGTATGACTTCGTCGTGATTGGCAGCGGACCAGCCGGACGCAGAGCGGCGATCCAGGCGGCCAAGCTGGAAAAGAAAGTTCTCGTCATCGAGAAGGGCACGCGCGTTGGTGGCGTGTCGGTCCATACCGGAACCATTCCCTCGAAGACACTGCGCGAAACTGCTCTCAACCTCACAGGCTGGCGCGAACGAGGCTTCTACGGCCGCAGCTACCGTGTGAAGCAGGAGATCAACGCCGACGACCTGCGTCGCCGTCTGCTCATCACGCTCGACCACGAGGTCGAGGTGCTCGAACACCAGTTTTCGCGTAACCGCGTGCAGCAGATGCGCGGCACGGCGCGATTCATCGACGCACATACGATCGAGGTGACCAAGGAAGATGGCGAAGTGCTGCAGGTGCAGGCCGCCTCGGTCCTGCTCGCCGTCGGCACGCGCCCCTTCAAGCCCTCGCATATCCCCTTCGACGGTGTCAGCATTATCGACAGCGACGAGATCCTCGAGATCAAGGAACTGCCACGCTCGATGATCGTCATCGGCGCAGGTGTCATCGGCATCGAATACGCGACGATCTTCTCGGCGCTCGATACGGTCGTGACCGTCGTCGAACCGCGCGACACCATGCTCGATTTCATCGACAAGGAGATCGTCGAGGACTTCACCTACCAACTGCGCGACCGGAACATGAAGCTGATCTTCGGCCAGACGGTCGAGGGTGTAGAGAAGGTCGACGGCAAGTGCCGCGTGACGCTGAAGAACGGGCGTGTTCTGACCGCCGAAATGGTCCTTTTCGCTGCCGGTCGCGTCGGCGCAGTCGATTCGCTGAACCTGGAAGCCGCAGGGCTGGAAGCCGACAATCGCGGTCGGCTAAAGGTCAACCCCGAGACATTCCAGACCGCCGTCCCCACTATCTATGCGGCCGGTGACGTGGTCGGCTTCCCGTCGCTCGCCTCGACATCGATGGAGCAGGGCCGGATCGCGGCTCGCCATGCCGTCGGCGCGCCGTCTCATGAACCGCCACAGTTCTTCCCCTATGGCATCTATGCCGTGCCTGAGATCTCGACCTGCGGTCTGACGGAGGAAGAGGTCATTCAGCGCAGCATTCCCTATGAAACCGGGATCGCGCATTTCCGCGAGACGTCGCGCGGCCATATCATGGGTCTCGACAGCGGCATGCTGAAGATGATCTTCTCGCTGAAGACCCGTCGTCTTCTCGGCGTGCACATTGTCGGCGAAGGAGCCACCGAACTTGTGCATATCGGCCAGGCGGTGCTCAATCTCAAAGGTACCGTCGAATATTTCGTCGAGAACACCTTCAACTATCCGACGCTGGCCGAAGCCTACAAGATCGCCGGCCTCGATGCCTGGAACCGGATGGGCGAGTTGAAGGTGGAGAAAATCGAACGACGCGCGGCGGAATGA
- a CDS encoding MFS transporter, with the protein MSSSLRQIADRPQLVILSIMIFVQGCAYGSTLPYLGVTAIGALGMSDQAYSALTVVASIMTVAISVSLGILSDGMGDKRKMIALLAFAGTIGYGAIFLFPSVTVFVVATALVIPFAQAVHSLLFASARIETSALSQRDAAAVNTVVRSFMSMSWVVMPAVLGLALSRSTNMIGAWGAAAACTLLIVLASLLVLSPPKAATSATGTSGAQFFEALRELVRAEMLIRMIAMAAVTGITRLAMMIWPLILTLELGGSTRDVGFIAALVAFIEIPFMLVAAMLLKRVSLLMLIIVSALLYGLHMVGFAFATAPWHFYALAVPGAAAAAGLLSLPITYFQELFPTRPGLGTAFMPINSFLGNAVAASTFAIGAHFFGYSGTALLGLGLAVAGVAGLLAIDKDRIRLT; encoded by the coding sequence ATGTCCTCCTCCCTTCGCCAGATTGCTGACCGTCCGCAACTGGTCATTCTGTCCATCATGATCTTCGTGCAGGGCTGCGCTTATGGCTCGACCCTGCCCTATCTGGGTGTGACCGCCATCGGTGCGCTCGGCATGAGCGATCAGGCCTATTCCGCGCTGACGGTCGTCGCCTCGATCATGACCGTTGCGATCAGCGTTTCGCTCGGCATCCTTTCCGACGGCATGGGCGACAAGCGGAAAATGATCGCTCTTCTCGCGTTTGCGGGCACGATCGGCTACGGCGCCATCTTCCTGTTCCCGTCAGTTACCGTCTTCGTCGTTGCCACCGCGCTCGTCATTCCCTTTGCCCAGGCTGTGCACTCGTTGCTCTTCGCCTCGGCACGGATCGAGACCTCCGCGCTGTCTCAGCGTGATGCAGCCGCGGTCAACACGGTGGTGCGCTCCTTCATGTCTATGTCCTGGGTGGTGATGCCTGCAGTGCTTGGCCTGGCCTTGTCGCGATCGACCAACATGATCGGCGCCTGGGGTGCTGCCGCCGCCTGCACGCTTTTGATTGTGTTGGCATCACTTCTCGTTCTTTCGCCTCCGAAGGCCGCAACATCAGCCACCGGCACCAGCGGTGCCCAATTCTTCGAAGCCTTGCGCGAACTCGTGCGAGCCGAGATGCTGATCCGCATGATCGCAATGGCCGCAGTCACCGGAATCACGCGACTGGCGATGATGATCTGGCCCCTGATTCTCACGCTTGAACTCGGCGGCTCCACACGGGATGTCGGCTTTATCGCCGCCCTCGTCGCATTCATCGAGATCCCGTTCATGCTGGTCGCGGCCATGCTTCTCAAGCGCGTCAGCCTGCTCATGCTGATCATCGTGTCGGCGCTGCTCTACGGCTTGCATATGGTCGGTTTCGCCTTTGCGACGGCGCCCTGGCATTTCTATGCCCTCGCCGTGCCGGGCGCGGCTGCGGCTGCCGGGCTCCTCTCCCTGCCGATCACCTATTTCCAGGAGCTCTTTCCGACTCGCCCGGGTCTCGGTACCGCCTTCATGCCGATCAACTCCTTCCTCGGAAACGCGGTCGCCGCCAGCACCTTCGCGATCGGCGCACACTTCTTCGGCTACTCCGGAACCGCCTTGCTCGGGCTCGGGCTCGCCGTTGCCGGCGTCGCGGGGCTTCTTGCCATCGATAAGGATCGCATCAGGCTCACCTGA
- a CDS encoding GDYXXLXY domain-containing protein, which yields MIAAKPFAAAALVVALLQTAILGYMIEGRAGILRSGTEVLLKTAPVDPRDLLRGDYVILTYDISTISTTSVTGQKPETGDAERLHVRLKPGTDGYWIVSEASFDPLQAEEGSVILLSMPVTIYDWEWQNAGNLTVSYGIERYYVPEGEGKPIEDGRNQGRVSVAVRISETGQAQIRALMLDGEPLYEEPLY from the coding sequence ATGATCGCTGCCAAACCCTTTGCGGCCGCTGCACTCGTCGTCGCACTCCTGCAGACGGCGATCCTCGGCTATATGATAGAGGGACGCGCGGGCATCCTGAGATCGGGAACAGAAGTGCTGTTGAAGACGGCGCCTGTCGACCCGCGTGATCTGCTGCGCGGCGACTATGTCATCCTCACCTATGACATCTCGACCATCTCAACGACCTCGGTCACGGGTCAGAAACCCGAAACTGGCGACGCTGAGCGGTTGCATGTCCGCCTGAAGCCGGGCACGGACGGATACTGGATTGTCTCGGAGGCATCCTTCGATCCGCTTCAGGCTGAAGAGGGCAGCGTGATCCTGCTTTCGATGCCTGTCACGATCTACGACTGGGAGTGGCAGAACGCGGGCAACCTGACGGTCTCCTACGGGATCGAGCGCTACTACGTGCCGGAAGGCGAGGGCAAGCCGATCGAAGATGGTCGGAACCAGGGCCGGGTTTCGGTCGCGGTTCGTATCTCGGAGACGGGGCAGGCACAGATTCGCGCTCTGATGCTCGATGGCGAACCGCTCTACGAAGAGCCGCTTTACTGA